The window AATACCGTCTTCATTATCAGTACGTGAGGGGCCGGTTTGTGAACCGTTATCTTGTGTACCCCCGTATACATTGTAAAAAGGTTTCGCATTATCCACGGCTACCTTGTAGAATTGGGTAATGGGCATGTTATTGATGAAGTTCCAGGTTTCAGCCAGGTCATAACTTTCATAAAGGCCGCCATCCGATCCTAACAAAAGATAGTCGGGATTATCTTTGCGGAAGGCCATAGCATGGTTGTCGGAGTGCTTGGAACCTTCCTGTAAGTCGCGAAATGTTTTGCCATGATCATTGGATACTTCCGTAGTTACATCCATTAAATAAATAGTACCAAAGTGGTGAGGTGATGCATAGAGTTCTTGATAATAATGTGGGCCCGTTCCTCCGGCCACGGTATTCGACATTTTCTTCCAGGAAGCGCCGCGATCTTCGGATTTAAAAACTCCGCCTGTTGTCCGATCAAGCGTTACAGCAGCGTACACGATATCAGGTTTTTGGGGAGAAATCGCCAAGCCAATTTTACCCATGTTTGAGCTTGGAAGTCCATTTTCTAACTCTTGCCAACTTTCTCCTCCGTCGTTACTACGAAAAATTCCCGTACCGGGTCCGCCGCCCATGTAGGCTGCCGCCGTACGATGTCGTTGCCAGGTTGCGGCATATAGTTGATCTGGATTACGTGGGTCTATTACTATGTCGGTCACCCCAATCCATTCGTCATTGCCAAGTACTTTATTCCAGCTTTCACCGCCATCGGTGGATTTGTACAAACCCCTGTCACCCCCTTTCTCCCAAAGCGGACCTTGTGCAGCAACCCAGATAACATCAGAATTTTTGGGATGCACTATGACCTTCGAAATATGCTCAGAGTTTACGAGTCCCATATTCTCCCAGCTTTCACCGCCGTCGGTACTTCTATAGACGCCGTCCCCATATCCAACATGGCGACCCCCTACATTTTCACCAGACCCCACCCAAATGGTATTTGGGTTGTTGGGATCGATGGTCACTGCTCCAATAGAATAGGATGATTGGTTATCGAAAATTGGGTTCCAGGTAGTGCCTGCATTTGTGGTTTTCCAGACACCGCCGGAGCCGACTGCTACATACCATGTGTCTGCATCATTGGGGTGAATATCGATATCGGCAATGCGCCCGGAAGTAAGGGCAGGACCAATATTACGGAGTTCGAGTCCGCTGTAATTAGCTTCTGATATACTTATTTCACTGTCCTGTGCTACCAACGGTAATCCGCCAAGCACTAAGAAAATAAAAATGAGGAGTGAGGTGAGTTTTTTTTGCATGTCTATGGAATTAGTTAAAGTTACTTTAACTATAAATAATTTAATTCATAAACATCAACTCTATTATTGGGTTTAGTTCTTTATATGAGAAAAGCATTTTATACCCAATTCTATCAATTGTAGGAATGGATTTGCCATTTTTAGCAGGGTAAAAATATTGGAGCATAGAATTACCCAAAGATTTGGCAAAGTATAGGACTATGTATAATTAGCTATTTACAGGTTTCTGAATTGATTGAAAATTGAAGAAATTGATCGGTAAGGAATCCCTTGAGTACGGTTCATATTTTCCTTCATGCGGTCTTCAATTGCACGTCCAGTTTCTTTCATCGTGTCTGAGTCATTGTCTTTTGCTATAGATCTGCCCCTTGGACCAACATGCCAAGCAATTAACCATAATATTTATACTTGGGTTTGTTTTGTAGAATTGTAAAAACTACTATCAATAAAAAGGCGCCGCAACAATGTTACGGCGCCTTTTAAAGTTTTATAATCAAGAGAGAATGTTAATTCTCAGTATTGAGGCCACGGCGTTCCAGCAGATGTTTTACGTCCGGTTCCTGTCCGCGAAATTCTTCATATAGCTCCATCGCTTCGTTACTTCCGCCTTGGGATAGAATATATTCACGGAAACGGTCGCCATTTTCTTTTTCAAGACCGCCTTCTTCCATCATATAAGCAAAAGCGTCGGCTGCCAGAACTTCGCTCCAAATATAGGCGTAATAATTGGCTGAATATCCACCTGAAAAGATATGTGCGAAATAGGGAGATTTATATCTCGGGGGAATGGCTTCCTGGTCGAGATTGTATTTAGCCAGTGCCTGTTGTTCGAATGCTTGTACATCTTCAGGAAGATTATCCTTTTCAACTAAGTGCCATTCCATATCCAGCATAGTGGCAGCAAGATATTCCTGGGTATCGAAGCCCTGATTGAAATTACTGGCTTCGATCACTTTATCGAGCAATTCTTGGGGAATCTGTTCACCGGTTTCGTAATGGATGGCATAGTTTTCGAGCACTTCGGGTTGGATAGCCCAGTCTTCTTCAAAAGTGGATGGAAACTCAACAAAGTCTCGTGGCACAGAGGTACCCGATTGTGAAGGGTATTTTACATCCGAAAAGAGTCCATGCACGGCATGACCCATTTCGTGGAACATGGTCGTTACATTATCGAAACTGATAAGTGCCGGTTCTCCTTCGGCGGGTGGGGGAATATTCATCACGTTAACAATCACGGGCTTTTTATCCAGCAGATGTGATTGCGAAACATAAGAGTTCATCCATGCACCACCACGTTTAGAATCACGCTCAAAATAATCCGCATAAAACAGCCCAATTTGTTCCCCGTTTTCGTCGTACACATCAAAGGTACGAACGTCCTCATGATAAACCGGCAGGTCGTGGCGTTCTTCAAAAGTGACACCGAACAACTTGTTCATTGTAAAGAAAACGCCGTCCTTAAGTACGCGATCAAGTTCAAAATAAGGGCGTACTTCAGATTCATCGATATTATATTCGGCTTGACGGACTTTTTCGGCATAATAGTTCCAATCCCACGGTTTTACATCACCTTCAATCCCATCTTTACGCATCATTTCTTCAATAGCGTTGGCTTCGGCCTCAGTATTATTTAAGACAGGAGGAATGAGGTCCTTAAGCATATCCAAAGCAGTATCGGGCGTTTTAGCTGTTTGGGGATCGAGTTTGTAAGCAGCATAGTTATCATATCCCAGCAAATTTGCTTTTTCAGCGCGCAATTTAGTTAGCTCTAAAATAATGGGACGGTTATCAATACCACCGTCTTCTCCAATACCGCGATAAGCTGATGCTTTCCATACCCGTTCTCGCAGATCACGGTTATTCAAGTTTTTGAGGATAGGAACGCGAGTGGTATTGGTGATGGTTAGCAAATATTTGTCATCGTGGTCTCTTTCAGCAGCTGCTTCTTTGGCCGCAGCAATGCGGTCGTCACTCAGTCCGTCCAGTTCTTCTTTACTGTCGACAAGAACAGCACGTTCTTTGGTTAGTGCTAATAAATTTTCCTGAAACTCTGTTGTCAGTGATGACATGCGTTCATTAATTTCGCGCATGCGGCTTTTTTCATCCTCAGTAAGCTGAGCACCGGCGCGGACAAATTCGCGGTGTGTATCTTCCAGCAATTTCAGTGATGCTTCGTCTAAATCAAGTTCATCACGTTTATCATAAAGCGTTTTAACGCGTTCGTATAGGTCGGCATTGAGCAGGATATCGTCTGAATGGGCTGCCAGCTTGGGAGCCATTTCAGATTGAATTTCCTGAATCTTGTCGTTGGTATGTGCCGAGGTAAGATTGTAGAAAACCGAACTTGTGCGTTGGAGCAGTCGTCCACTTTTTTCCATCGCTACAATGGTGTTTTCAAATGTGGGCTTTTCGGAATTGGAGGCAATCTCTTCCATTTCTTGCAGCTCCTGTTTCATGCCTGCTTCAAAAGCAGGACGGTAGTGCTCTTCATTAATGGCATCAAAATCGGGTGCTTCAAAGGGAAGGGTACTTTTCGAAAATAGAGGGTTATCACTCATTGTATCTTCTTGATTGGATGATTCGCAAGCCGCCAGCATAAGACTGCCGACCAGTATTATTAATAATAATTGTATTGATTTCATGGGCCTACAAGTTGATTATCTTGATTGGGTAATTACTCGTTGAATATACAGAAAATTCGTAGAGTGGAAATTGTTGTTTGATATAAGGAGAAACTGTTTAAACTATATCCCTAATAATATTGGGGCAAAGATTATTGGTCTGACCAAACCGCCAACTCATTACCACTTGGATCGGAAAAATGAAATCTACGGCCACCTGGGAATGAAAATATTGGTTTTATGATTTTTCCACCAGCTTCTTCGATTTTAGCTTGCGTGGCTTCCAGATTAGTGCTGTAAAATACAATTAGAGCAGCTCCATTTTCTGTGGTGGAATGTTTTGAAGATTTGAAAAAGCCACCTTCTAAACCAGGATCTACAAAGGCTGTATATTCTGACCCATAATCTTCAAAACTCCATTCGAAAACCTTTTTGTAAAAGTCTTTTGTAACAGATAAATCATTCGAAGGGAGTTCGACATAATTTATGGATTCGTGTTTATTCATTTTATCAAGATTTGTAATGGAGTTGACAGAATTTATTATTTCTCGGTGATAGCAATGTACTCACTATTTAAATTACTGTGAAATTCAGATTCTCAGGACGCCACGAAATCCCCGGGAGGCATAATATGATTGCGCTCCATTGTGATATACGAAAACATGGTTGTAGCGGCGATCACAGAAGAGGGCTCCCCCCAGCTCTCTGATATCAGCAGGCGTTTTTATCCAGCTGGATGTTTTTGTATCGAACTCTCCAAGTTGTTGCAACGCCCGATACTGTTTTTCTGTCAAGAGATCAATGCCCATGTCTTTTGCCATATCAATGGCATTATCTTCTGGTTTGTGTTTTTTTCGTGATTCCAGTCCTTCACGGTCATAACAAACACTTCTGCGACCTTTTGGGCTTTCTGCTGAACAGTCAAAAAATATATATTCACTCGTTTTTTTATCATAATCGACCACATCAGGTTCCCCACCAGTTTGTTCCATTTCATGGAGCGACCATAATTTTTTTGCCGACTCTTCGGCTTCCAGCCTTGCCTGAATGTCCTGCCATTTAAGATTAGCATGTCGGTCCATGTTGTCCTCAAAACGTTGTTTTAAAGTTTTGAGTAGGCTTTCTTGCTGTTTTGATGACAACTCCTTTTTATGACGACTCATGATGTTTATCTATTGATTAGTGGAAGTGATTTTTCTATCCGGAGGCCTAAAATACCATGATGCCACCGTTATGATTAGTAATACCAACGAAGGAATTGCCTCAGTAAAGGGTTGACCTGCAGAGATATGTGAAATTGCTGCTCCGGACATTGCGAAGAAAAATCCAGCATACGCCCATTCTTTT of the Fodinibius sp. Rm-B-1B1-1 genome contains:
- a CDS encoding M3 family metallopeptidase is translated as MKSIQLLLIILVGSLMLAACESSNQEDTMSDNPLFSKSTLPFEAPDFDAINEEHYRPAFEAGMKQELQEMEEIASNSEKPTFENTIVAMEKSGRLLQRTSSVFYNLTSAHTNDKIQEIQSEMAPKLAAHSDDILLNADLYERVKTLYDKRDELDLDEASLKLLEDTHREFVRAGAQLTEDEKSRMREINERMSSLTTEFQENLLALTKERAVLVDSKEELDGLSDDRIAAAKEAAAERDHDDKYLLTITNTTRVPILKNLNNRDLRERVWKASAYRGIGEDGGIDNRPIILELTKLRAEKANLLGYDNYAAYKLDPQTAKTPDTALDMLKDLIPPVLNNTEAEANAIEEMMRKDGIEGDVKPWDWNYYAEKVRQAEYNIDESEVRPYFELDRVLKDGVFFTMNKLFGVTFEERHDLPVYHEDVRTFDVYDENGEQIGLFYADYFERDSKRGGAWMNSYVSQSHLLDKKPVIVNVMNIPPPAEGEPALISFDNVTTMFHEMGHAVHGLFSDVKYPSQSGTSVPRDFVEFPSTFEEDWAIQPEVLENYAIHYETGEQIPQELLDKVIEASNFNQGFDTQEYLAATMLDMEWHLVEKDNLPEDVQAFEQQALAKYNLDQEAIPPRYKSPYFAHIFSGGYSANYYAYIWSEVLAADAFAYMMEEGGLEKENGDRFREYILSQGGSNEAMELYEEFRGQEPDVKHLLERRGLNTEN
- a CDS encoding VOC family protein, which encodes MNKHESINYVELPSNDLSVTKDFYKKVFEWSFEDYGSEYTAFVDPGLEGGFFKSSKHSTTENGAALIVFYSTNLEATQAKIEEAGGKIIKPIFSFPGGRRFHFSDPSGNELAVWSDQ
- a CDS encoding DUF4256 domain-containing protein, producing MSRHKKELSSKQQESLLKTLKQRFEDNMDRHANLKWQDIQARLEAEESAKKLWSLHEMEQTGGEPDVVDYDKKTSEYIFFDCSAESPKGRRSVCYDREGLESRKKHKPEDNAIDMAKDMGIDLLTEKQYRALQQLGEFDTKTSSWIKTPADIRELGGALFCDRRYNHVFVYHNGAQSYYASRGFRGVLRI